The Anopheles gambiae chromosome 2, idAnoGambNW_F1_1, whole genome shotgun sequence genomic sequence TGCGCGTTGTGTTGTATAGGAAAAGGGTTGTTTAATTGGTTGTTGCTACCCATTGTATAGCAGACGGAGAGTTTATACATAAATACAAACGTTAACGTTTTATGCACTCCCGACCATTGTACTATCGCTCTCACAGATACCTTCAAGGTTGGATACGCCGTCATCCGCCCAACTATCCGATGGCCAAAAAGCGCTTCTATCCGGTGTTTGGTAAGCGAAGCATCCGCGAAGACACGGCACCACTCGATCGTCACTTTCTCAACCATCATCGGACAACGCGCCACACGCTGTACGAGCAGATTGAGCAGTTTCTTACGGCGTAAGTATTAAAGCTAAGCCAAAAAAAGGAGGTCAAAGGAAGTTTCAAACCACTGCTCCCCTTCTCATCCATCCATCAGCAAGGGTAAACACGGACACCATTGCGTGCTGCGGGCGCTCTGCGAAAGCGGCCAGCGTAAAGATGACACCGAGCCGGACACATTTTTAAAGGAAATTCTTCGCGCCATATTCAGGTAGGGGCAGCGGGCCGAAGCGGCGAAGTATCACACTCTGTGTGCACTTTAATTGAGCTCTTTTTCCCCCTTCTCCTGTGTTTTGTATTAGCCTGCCCGCCACCCATGAACCTCCGGCACACCACAAGCACCGGCTGTACGATGAAGCGCACGCCCATGCCGGAAACTGCTCCGAAACCTATTCCTACTGCGAGGACAGCTTTTGGTCGTCGAATTTTGTGTTCTAGCCGTGCGCTGCACCTGCCAGTATGCTTTGCTAATGAGCGTGTAATTTACGTGTAATTTGTACACTGGTAACACACATCAACTACTCAAACGATTGGACGACGCTGAAGTGGGAAGCGGTGTTCACCGGCAATGTAACGATAGACTATTCCACAAACGACGCAAGCAACGCGAAGCAAATGGAACCAAACGTTCGACACGGCACAGGCTGGGAGCATTCGTATAGAAGCGATGATATTATTTGCAAAAACCGGATCGTTCGACCGGATCGTTCTATACCGTTGGGCTCTCTTAATGTTAAATtaagttaaaacaaaacacatgttTTAAACCCCCGCCACTACGAAATGTAAGCTGATCGCTATGGTTATTTCGTTTAGCATGATAAATGTCGCAGCCAATGAATAGATTGATAATAAATTGCTCTTATTGTGTGTTACGCCAAACGATTCATATCACAACTTACCGCTAAACTTGGCCTTTATAAACAACAGAAGAGATAGGAAAAGTCCTTTAATGAACGACTTTACTGCTTATTTCGTATTTGGACCAATATCCAACTCCCGTTTGAACTAATATCCATCTCATTTTATAAAGGCTGAATATCTCGCTGTAGGTAGAATTTGGAAACTTTTGTCTTACAAACCTGTTTAGAAGTTAAGACCAGCCTCGGCCTACCTGTGTCACAGTTGTCTCATCATTTTTTATTCGTATTTATCGCCTTTTAGAGATTatatttacttacttatctGGCACTACAActgctttgcggtcttggcctgtctcaagagtgtccgaaaccgctcacggtctcgcgccttcgtctgccagtcctcCACGCcttttccatgcgtacaacatggccagcccaccggagtgAGTCGTCAATGAgatcgccgtacatctcgtacaGCTGGTCATtgtagcggctcctccattgtccttccacacataagTGTCCTTCTgcgcatcttcctctcgaccgcctctaagagggtttcgtcaaatttggacagtgttcatgtctcagaggcgtatgtgagtaccgttACTATATATGCACTATATAGTcgcagcttcgtccgtcgcgacagatTCTTGAGATGAACTGATTTTTccggctgtagaatgaccggttggcagccagcatccttgcgcgcaactcagctaatattctattgtcgttgctgacctttgacccaaaataggtgaattctgggacgacttcaaaagtgcgttaaCCTATCTGTACGtgacgcctacgtagattctgattatttatttgggCCGCTGATGTTGCAACCATctgtttggtctttgcctcgtttatctgcaatccgaggctctctgccgcctgctcgatctcttggtaggcttctgctacataagagagccgcagaccaatgatgtctatatcatcagcgtatgccaggatctgggcaTTGACTTTTGGATAAACgggaagatggttcccgtagtctctaCCCTCGAATCAAGGATGGACGACCTCTccagcgccaagttgaataggagacatataagcccgtccccctggcgcagacccttggtggtagcaaaaggtcctgagaatTTTCCATTTACCTTTacctggcaagtgacgttggtcatagccATTCTAGCTAGCCTTaccagtttggccgggattccaaaagagctcacaGCGTCGtatagttttaccctggctatgctatcataggcagctttgaagtcaatgaacaGATGGTGGCGTGTCCTGTCTGTCTTCTGCCATcatctccaagatctgccgtatggtgaagatctgatcagataagtcactgaaagccaagcccattagCGGTACAGTCAGGCATTGACCGACTACGGTTGTTgagacaaagaagaagaagaataagaagaagaagaagaagaagactaaAAAAGAATATTTCGAAATACAATAATGTTTGACAATTATGGGTATATtcgtaaattgaatttaaactcaagggaaaggaaaggacTCGAGACAGGGCCGGGACGTGTAAGCCTTTCGGTTAATGAAGTAAACGGTAGCCTTAAATATACATATATGAACTGGGAATGAAGAAGTCTACGTGATGAGAgatcgaaataaataaaatgatctgaaaatttatcatttcttccataaaaacagaaacgaagctgcgaagggaaagaaataaaacaagaaagcaagaaaggaaaataataaaatgaaaaataaacatcacCGTTAAACAAAACGTTTCACACTAcatagaaaaaaaggcaaattttAGCCAAAAGGCCCTAAGCctctattaaaaaaataaatttaaataaaaaaacttcatagaggtaatggaaaattaaagaaaaaatgaaaaaatagaaTAATCAACATCGataaaaaatacgaaataAACCAACAATTGCATTTATGGTACAAACAGATTGatatttttgctttattcTCACTATTTATTAACTCACTACTTATCACAAGAAAAAACACGTAAactttaatatatttttttattattaattgcATTAATTTAACGCACCGTATATCACCCACCCACCACCGACCGATTTCAGTAATAACCCGAGCGAACGGACTCACTGACCGCCTCGGTGGCCGCCGGTTCCGCCATACCCTCCATATCGAGCTGCGAGATGGGACAGTGCCGATCGAGCTCGCTACAATCGTCCGCGGTCAGGTAAGGGAAGTACTCGTCGTCACCCTCCGGCAAACTGTTTGAAGAACCGATGGAGGAACTGTCATCAGAGCCGGGCGCATTcgatctgtgtgtgttttttggcgGTTGAGGAAGACCGAAGGAAGAGACCGAGTTTCCCAACACAAATTAGCATGTAAGACTGTCCGCGTGGCGAAGGGCAGCTTATCGTATCGCTTTCGTGCCTGTCGCACCAAGCCCGCTACTTACCGGAAGATGAGCTTGAACAGCTTGAACAGGATGCCGCTCTTCGGTGTCATGGCCTTCGAGACCTCGCAGAAGGTGCGCAGGATGCAGGCACGCCCATCGAACCCGTGGCTATatagaggggggaggggagagaaGGGAATGATTTGTGTGATTTGGGTTTAGAAATGCTAAGGCAAAGGTTCAACCTACGACATGATCATGCTTTCGAGCGACTGATGCACATCCCGGCGAGTGATCTTCAGCCCGGGCGGGTTGTAAAACTCAATGTTCATACGAAACCCGATACCGTGCGCCCAGATCGTGGTGTTATCGGCGATTGCATCCTTAATATTTACACGAAACTACACCGGAtgggaggagagagagagcaattaAGAATGATTCATCGCAGAACTGGAAACTCCAACGTAAAACTGCCCGTAACACTTACGAATCCTCGCGAGATGGGATGGAAAATAAGGGTCCTTTTTCGGCGCGCCAGTGTTGCGGTTGAATTCGAGTAAACACTACTATCACTCATGCACACCGAACCACAGAACGCCAACAGTGCCACGATCGAAAGCCAACGAAAAGGATCCATTTTTCGCGCCAGTTCTCACCAGTTATTCACTCGATCGGATTATCTCCCTCGACCCGATCGCACCGTCTACTGAAGCATATTTGATCACGGGCATGCTAACGTTTCGGACCGCAAGTTAGAGAAGACAAATGTTAGGGCCCAAATGTGTCAACCGGATTGATCGACGACCTCGATCAACTTTCTTCGCGCGAGCGCGCACGCGCATGCTCGTGTTCTAGCTTTcgtttgcgtgcgtgcgtacaCGGTTGTTTGGTTGCGCGATTAGCGCGTCGGGCAAATGTGTGTCAGCAGATCGTGATCGAGAtcgggagggggggagggggagtttGGGGggcaggggggagggggtgaaaATGAGCTTCAGCAACGGTTCTGGTTGTaagttttgttgtattttgttgttgttttgctgcttgcttTCTAGAAATGATCTAGCATGAGACAGTCCTAGAATGCATATCGTTCACATTGCTACATGACGTAATCTTAATTGGagttttttatgttaaaattgcaaaataaattattaaataatttgaATCTTACGTTGATCAAGAGAGCATATGCATTCAAaacaagaagagaaaaaacgtTAGCCATTTCTTACGGCCATCCAACCACGACCGAGTAGGAACTACATTTCAAAATTTTGTGGTTAGATTATTTTGatgtattaaaataaattattttaaacagtaGAATAACTTTAATAGCTAAAAGTGTGACTTTGCGGGCAGTTCTCCTTCAGTATTGCATATATGGCGAAGACGACCGCGCGACAACAGTCGTATTTTAGTGGAAGTTGTCTACCATGCTCTTCTTGTCCGAAGTAGCTCATAGGGTTTGGTATGATAGTTTTGACTACTTGGACAAGTAACGCCCCAGGGCGGTGAGGATGGACACCTAGCGGACCCCCGATTCTTGGTGAAAATTCAGCAAACACACTTGAAGTGTCTTAACAAGTCATTTCTCATCGATTAAAAGCAATGAGCAATGATCCGAATGGTGGGGAATTGGGTCCCATATGAACCATAAGGCTGAGAATAGACGACAAACACCGTTTGTTTACAGTTAGTGGGCAACTGCTCGTACAGTACGTATCAAAATATACTTAATACCTCTGAGTTCTTCCCTACCCGCTGTATCAACATAGAAATTGCCTCTGGTGATTAAAGAATATTCATCTTTAAGATAAATAAATGCGTCCAAGTTTGGTTAAAATTGCTACGAAAGTATTTGGAACTCTTAATACTACGttcaacaacatgcccgtcatgggttcaagccccgaaatATCCGAAATATCGAGTCCTACGTacgactgactatcctgctatggtaacaataagtcactgaaagccaagctcacttcactagtgggtacaaaggcaggccttgaccaacaacggttgttgggccaaagaagaagaatactaCGTTCAGAGAAATTCTGTCCTTGCTAAGGTGGATTAGTTCGGATAGGAATCGTGGCACGTCCAGCCTCGAAGGGAGCGATTTGTAACATCTAGCACACTAGCAGCAAACGattaaacagtttaaaattgttccattttatgtatttattgctCTTTAATTGCTAAATCCTCTTCCCTTCACCAATGCATCGCCGTTACCGTGTCCAGTAGGCCATGCCCGAAAGGACACTCGGCGTACAGTCGGGCACAGTCGACCCCGTTCGCGCCGTACCTGCGTGCCATCTTATACTGCTCCGGCAGGTCATCGCTATCGCCCGGACTgg encodes the following:
- the LOC4577252 gene encoding uncharacterized protein LOC4577252 — protein: MDPFRWLSIVALLAFCGSVCMSDSSVYSNSTATLARRKRTLIFHPISRGFFRVNIKDAIADNTTIWAHGIGFRMNIEFYNPPGLKITRRDVHQSLESMIMSHGFDGRACILRTFCEVSKAMTPKSGILFKLFKLIFRSNAPGSDDSSSIGSSNSLPEGDDEYFPYLTADDCSELDRHCPISQLDMEGMAEPAATEAVSESVRSGYY